A window of the Verrucomicrobiota bacterium genome harbors these coding sequences:
- a CDS encoding metal ABC transporter permease yields MNWSELDTWIVVTGALLGMACVLPGTFLMLNRQSMLGDGISHAVLPGLAAAFLLTGSRDVLPMMTGAVAAGLLTAWLTQAVERFGEVESGAALGVVFCGLFALGLILIRVSSDKVDLDADCVLYGAIETAVIDTRSVPRITWISGGLLLFNLLLATVFYKELRISAFDPALADALGFRADRIRLGLTLSASVTTVLAFESVGSILVIAMLVVPAAAASLLTRKLHLLLGLAMLLAAASALGGHLGAIAAPRWIGKWVGHPELGATSSAAMMAVCAGMIFLACWAISHALTRRHSQPASTGEATRGKVSVRQECAP; encoded by the coding sequence ATGAATTGGTCCGAACTCGATACCTGGATCGTGGTGACGGGCGCCCTGTTGGGAATGGCCTGCGTATTGCCCGGCACCTTCCTGATGTTGAATCGGCAGAGCATGCTCGGGGACGGCATCAGCCATGCCGTGCTGCCGGGGCTCGCGGCGGCGTTTCTCCTGACGGGTTCCCGGGATGTGCTGCCGATGATGACTGGCGCGGTGGCTGCGGGCCTGCTCACGGCCTGGCTGACGCAGGCCGTGGAACGTTTTGGGGAAGTCGAGAGCGGCGCGGCGCTGGGCGTGGTGTTCTGCGGGCTTTTTGCGCTGGGCTTGATTCTGATCCGGGTCTCCTCCGACAAGGTCGATCTGGACGCGGACTGTGTGTTGTATGGTGCGATCGAGACGGCGGTGATCGACACCCGCTCCGTGCCCCGGATCACTTGGATCAGCGGTGGTTTGCTTCTTTTCAATCTTCTCCTGGCGACGGTCTTCTACAAAGAACTGAGAATCAGCGCGTTCGATCCCGCCTTGGCGGACGCCCTCGGGTTTCGGGCGGATCGAATTCGGCTCGGTCTGACGCTTTCCGCCTCAGTCACGACGGTGTTGGCGTTCGAAAGTGTCGGGAGCATTCTTGTCATCGCGATGCTGGTGGTCCCGGCTGCCGCGGCTTCGTTGTTGACCCGGAAACTACACCTCTTGCTGGGATTGGCCATGCTCCTGGCTGCCGCCAGCGCCTTGGGCGGGCATCTGGGCGCGATTGCGGCACCGCGCTGGATTGGAAAATGGGTGGGGCACCCTGAATTGGGAGCCACCAGTTCCGCCGCGATGATGGCGGTGTGCGCGGGCATGATTTTCCTGGCCTGCTGGGCGATTTCGCATGCACTGACCCGCCGACACTCGCAACCAGCCTCCACCGGCGAAGCCACCCGGGGAAAAGTGTCCGTGCGGCAAGAGTGCGCCCCTTGA
- a CDS encoding iron chelate uptake ABC transporter family permease subunit produces MTGFEYNTRVVIAGVTALGLASGVAGAFLLLRKRSLLSDTLSHCTLPGIALAFLVAEASGFSGRSLPWLLAGASVTGVLGMLTVVAIRSRSRVKDDAALAIVLSVFFGLGMAFLVLIQQLPTGNAAGLTHFIYGKAASLVASDARLILVASLIVAGTCALLFKEFKLLCFDQSYARSQGWPLAGLDLLLMGLVVMVTVVGLQAVGLLLVVAMLIIPAAAARFWTHQLGRMVVLAGVFGAASGLIGVGISSRIPKLPAGAVIVLAALSLFAISMVFGLRRGVLMKKLHQRQVSLRVRRQHLLRAIYEWCEQHATAPGFEAARLLERQVPASSLCAMNGWDPATWTGLRRLGQGEGLIQWIPESGTCQLTGQGKLEARRVTRNHRLWETYLLHYADVAPQHIHHNADQIEHVIEPEIVNHLEELLEVRSGNALVPLDPEKP; encoded by the coding sequence ATGACGGGGTTTGAATATAACACCCGCGTGGTCATCGCGGGAGTCACCGCGCTGGGGCTCGCGAGCGGCGTGGCGGGTGCCTTCCTGCTCCTGCGCAAACGCTCCCTGTTGAGCGACACCTTGAGCCACTGCACGCTGCCCGGCATCGCGCTCGCGTTTCTTGTCGCGGAGGCCTCCGGCTTCTCGGGCCGGTCCTTGCCGTGGCTGCTGGCGGGAGCCTCGGTGACCGGAGTGCTTGGCATGCTGACGGTCGTGGCGATTCGAAGCCGGAGCCGGGTGAAGGATGACGCGGCCCTCGCCATCGTCCTCAGCGTCTTCTTTGGATTGGGCATGGCGTTCCTGGTGTTGATCCAGCAATTGCCCACGGGCAACGCGGCCGGCCTCACGCACTTCATTTACGGCAAGGCGGCGTCGCTGGTGGCTTCAGACGCCCGTTTGATCCTGGTGGCCAGCTTGATCGTGGCGGGAACCTGCGCCCTGCTTTTCAAGGAATTCAAGCTGCTTTGTTTTGACCAGAGTTATGCCCGCAGCCAGGGCTGGCCGCTGGCCGGGCTCGATCTGTTGCTGATGGGGCTGGTCGTGATGGTGACCGTGGTGGGCTTGCAGGCGGTGGGCTTGTTGCTGGTGGTGGCCATGCTCATCATTCCCGCCGCCGCCGCCCGGTTTTGGACCCACCAGCTTGGTCGCATGGTCGTCCTGGCGGGCGTTTTTGGGGCAGCGAGCGGTTTGATCGGGGTTGGGATCAGTTCCCGCATTCCCAAACTGCCCGCGGGAGCGGTCATTGTTCTTGCGGCGTTGTCGCTGTTCGCCATCAGCATGGTCTTCGGCCTGCGGCGAGGCGTATTGATGAAGAAGCTTCACCAAAGGCAGGTCTCCCTCCGCGTCCGCCGCCAACACCTGTTGCGCGCGATTTACGAGTGGTGCGAACAACACGCCACGGCTCCCGGATTTGAAGCCGCACGGCTGCTTGAGCGGCAGGTGCCCGCCTCGTCTCTCTGTGCCATGAACGGATGGGATCCGGCGACCTGGACCGGGCTGCGGCGGCTCGGCCAAGGGGAAGGTTTGATTCAGTGGATTCCGGAATCAGGCACCTGCCAGCTTACCGGTCAGGGAAAACTCGAAGCCAGAAGGGTCACGCGCAATCACCGCCTCTGGGAGACTTACTTGCTGCATTACGCAGACGTCGCGCCGCAACACATTCACCACAACGCGGACCAGATCGAGCACGTCATCGAACCCGAGATCGTGAATCACTTGGAGGAATTACTTGAGGTCCGGTCGGGAAACGCGCTGGTCCCTTTGGATCCGGAGAAACCATGA
- the mntR gene encoding manganese-binding transcriptional regulator MntR codes for MKPGTHQARRRTPGSATAARHRKTRRDNASEVAEDYVEAIAGLLQAHGEARGVDLARHFGVSPVTVIHTIARLKKSGLVRNEPYRAIFLTDKGRQLAIHCQKRHELVSAFLCALGVPAPVADQDAEGIEHHVSAETLAAFKSWMERHAAGVEANHR; via the coding sequence ATGAAGCCGGGGACTCACCAGGCAAGACGGCGGACGCCGGGCAGCGCCACTGCGGCGCGCCACCGGAAGACCCGCCGCGACAACGCGTCGGAAGTGGCCGAGGACTACGTCGAGGCCATCGCCGGGCTCCTCCAAGCCCACGGCGAGGCCCGAGGGGTCGATCTGGCGCGCCACTTCGGCGTTTCCCCTGTGACCGTCATCCACACCATCGCCCGTCTCAAGAAGTCAGGCTTGGTTCGGAATGAACCTTATCGCGCGATTTTTCTGACGGACAAAGGCCGTCAACTCGCGATCCACTGTCAAAAACGGCACGAGCTGGTGAGCGCTTTCCTGTGTGCGCTCGGGGTTCCGGCGCCGGTGGCCGATCAAGACGCCGAGGGCATCGAGCACCACGTCAGCGCCGAGACGCTGGCCGCTTTCAAGAGCTGGATGGAACGCCACGCCGCCGGCGTGGAAGCAAACCACCGTTGA
- a CDS encoding formylglycine-generating enzyme family protein: MRMIAKIGLPLLLLLALAWFGFPFAQKKSAPGGTPFLPTRSSEATPPVPAPPGMVWIPGGEFSMGSIDPTDMVCGGPDRMTDARPIHQVRVDGFWMDATEVTNEEFAQFVEATGYVTVAEKAPKPEDFPDAPPENLVAGSVVFQPTAEPVPLTDHLLWWSYVKGANWKQPFGPGSSYRGREKHPVVHVAHEDAAAYARWAGKRLPTEAEWEFAARGGEAAKPYAWGTELKPGGKWQANIWQGPFPVTDTAEDGFAGAAPVGQFPPNPFGLYDMAGNVWEWCADWYRPDYYALLASSNNVALNPTGPSDSYDPVEPGASKRVHRGGSFLCSDLYCTRYMIGSRGKGEVSTGSNHLGFRCVKSR; this comes from the coding sequence ATGCGCATGATCGCGAAAATCGGGTTGCCCCTGCTTCTCCTCCTCGCGCTCGCCTGGTTCGGGTTCCCTTTCGCGCAAAAAAAGAGCGCCCCTGGCGGCACGCCATTCCTGCCAACCCGGAGCAGTGAAGCCACCCCACCGGTCCCCGCACCTCCGGGGATGGTGTGGATTCCCGGGGGTGAATTCTCCATGGGCAGCATTGACCCCACCGACATGGTTTGCGGTGGACCCGACCGCATGACGGACGCCAGACCCATTCACCAAGTCCGCGTCGATGGGTTTTGGATGGATGCCACGGAGGTCACCAATGAAGAGTTCGCCCAATTCGTGGAGGCGACCGGATATGTTACCGTCGCGGAGAAAGCACCGAAACCGGAGGATTTTCCCGACGCACCTCCGGAAAACTTGGTCGCGGGATCCGTGGTCTTCCAACCCACCGCCGAACCGGTGCCCCTGACCGACCATTTGCTCTGGTGGAGTTATGTGAAAGGAGCGAACTGGAAGCAGCCATTCGGGCCGGGGAGCAGCTATCGCGGACGCGAGAAGCACCCCGTCGTTCATGTCGCCCACGAGGACGCGGCGGCCTATGCCCGGTGGGCGGGGAAGAGGCTGCCCACCGAAGCGGAATGGGAATTTGCCGCCCGAGGGGGCGAGGCCGCAAAGCCTTACGCCTGGGGAACGGAATTGAAACCCGGCGGAAAATGGCAGGCGAATATCTGGCAAGGCCCATTCCCGGTCACGGACACCGCGGAAGACGGCTTTGCCGGCGCTGCCCCGGTGGGGCAATTTCCTCCCAATCCTTTCGGACTCTACGACATGGCTGGAAATGTTTGGGAATGGTGTGCGGATTGGTATCGTCCGGATTACTACGCATTGCTCGCGTCTTCCAACAACGTCGCCCTCAATCCAACGGGCCCGTCCGACAGTTACGATCCGGTGGAACCGGGTGCCTCCAAGAGGGTTCATCGCGGTGGTTCGTTTCTTTGTTCCGATCTCTACTGCACCCGCTACATGATTGGCTCCCGCGGCAAGGGTGAAGTCTCCACCGGCAGCAACCACCTCGGGTTCCGGTGCGTCAAGAGCCGTTGA
- a CDS encoding manganese transporter: MRSTTDYKRRRALGGMVAGLLASVLALALEAATRPLPRPYQIVATCGMVTDVVREVAGAHARVIGLMGEGVDPHLYKPTRDDVNRLLQADAVFYSGLMLEGRMTDTFLKIARKGTPVFAVTELLDEKFLLEPEDMAGHTDPHVWMDVQGWMAATRAIAQSLSSVDPAHAEDYATRAKRYLEQLQRLDDYARSSLATVPKDRRVLVTAHDAFNYFGRAYGLEVRGIQGISTESEAGVADINRLVEDMVKRKIPALFVESSVSDKNIKALIEGCRARGHTVRIGGELFSDAMGKPGSYEGTYVGMIDHNVTLIARALGGDAPARGLNGKLSPHP; the protein is encoded by the coding sequence ATGAGATCTACCACTGACTATAAGCGGCGCCGGGCGCTCGGGGGGATGGTCGCCGGGCTGCTGGCCAGCGTGCTGGCCCTGGCCCTGGAGGCGGCGACCCGTCCACTGCCCCGGCCTTACCAGATCGTGGCCACCTGCGGGATGGTGACCGACGTGGTGCGCGAAGTGGCGGGCGCCCACGCACGGGTCATCGGGTTAATGGGGGAAGGTGTCGATCCCCACCTCTACAAGCCCACCCGCGATGACGTGAACCGACTGCTCCAGGCCGACGCCGTGTTCTACTCCGGGCTGATGCTGGAAGGCCGCATGACGGATACCTTTCTGAAAATCGCCCGCAAGGGCACGCCCGTTTTCGCCGTCACCGAGTTGCTCGACGAAAAGTTTTTGCTCGAGCCCGAGGACATGGCGGGACACACCGATCCCCATGTCTGGATGGATGTGCAGGGATGGATGGCCGCCACCCGGGCCATCGCGCAATCGTTGTCCTCGGTGGATCCCGCGCATGCCGAGGATTACGCCACCCGGGCGAAACGTTACCTGGAGCAGTTGCAGCGGCTCGACGATTACGCGCGCAGCTCTCTCGCCACGGTGCCCAAGGATCGCCGCGTGCTCGTCACCGCTCATGACGCATTCAACTACTTCGGCCGGGCCTACGGCCTGGAGGTTCGCGGCATTCAAGGGATCAGCACCGAGTCGGAGGCGGGGGTGGCCGACATCAACCGGCTGGTGGAAGACATGGTGAAGCGGAAAATTCCCGCCCTCTTTGTCGAGTCCAGCGTGTCGGACAAGAACATCAAGGCGTTAATCGAGGGTTGCCGCGCGCGCGGGCACACCGTGCGCATCGGAGGCGAACTTTTCAGCGACGCCATGGGCAAACCGGGAAGCTACGAAGGCACGTATGTGGGGATGATCGACCACAACGTCACTTTGATTGCGCGCGCGCTCGGCGGGGACGCTCCCGCGCGCGGCCTCAACGGAAAACTTTCGCCCCATCCGTGA
- a CDS encoding ABC transporter ATP-binding protein, whose amino-acid sequence MKAPLASPLSIRDLNVAYQTKVVVWDADFEAPAGQLVAIVGPNGAGKSTLLKAALGLVPAASGKIQFFGEPYARVRSRVAYVPQRESVDWDFPVSAVDVVAMGLYRKLGWCVPVRKKHFDEAAMALAKVGLEAYAGRQISQLSGGQQQRVFLARALAQKADLYLMDEPFASVDAATERAIVEVLRALRTEGRTVVCVHHDLPTVPEYFDHVALLNMRVVAQGPVAEVFTAENLRKTYGARLTLLEEAAQAVERARVTVEHRG is encoded by the coding sequence GTGAAGGCGCCTCTCGCTTCGCCGCTGAGCATTCGCGACCTCAACGTGGCCTACCAGACCAAGGTCGTGGTTTGGGACGCGGATTTTGAGGCCCCCGCGGGCCAACTGGTGGCCATTGTCGGACCCAACGGTGCCGGCAAGAGCACCTTGCTCAAGGCCGCGCTGGGTTTGGTTCCCGCCGCTTCCGGCAAGATCCAGTTCTTTGGCGAGCCTTACGCTAGGGTTCGTTCACGCGTGGCTTATGTTCCGCAGCGGGAGAGTGTCGATTGGGATTTTCCCGTCAGCGCGGTGGATGTGGTAGCCATGGGCCTTTACCGGAAATTGGGATGGTGTGTTCCGGTGAGGAAGAAGCACTTCGATGAAGCGGCCATGGCGCTGGCCAAAGTGGGATTGGAGGCCTACGCCGGGCGGCAAATCAGCCAGCTTTCCGGCGGCCAGCAACAACGCGTGTTTCTGGCCCGGGCACTCGCGCAAAAAGCGGACCTTTATCTCATGGACGAACCCTTCGCGAGCGTGGATGCCGCCACGGAGCGGGCCATCGTGGAGGTGCTCCGCGCGTTACGGACGGAGGGCCGGACGGTGGTGTGTGTTCATCACGATCTGCCGACGGTTCCCGAGTACTTCGACCATGTGGCGTTGCTCAACATGCGGGTGGTCGCGCAGGGTCCGGTGGCGGAGGTGTTCACGGCGGAGAATTTGCGCAAGACTTACGGAGCGCGTCTCACGTTGCTGGAGGAGGCGGCCCAGGCGGTGGAGCGTGCGCGCGTGACGGTGGAGCACCGGGGATGA